Genomic window (Salinibacterium sp. M195):
CTCCGTAACCACAAAGACGAAACCACTGTCGGGCACGACGCTCGCACTCAACAGGCGGTCATCCTCTCGGAAGCTCATCCCCATCACACCCGACGTCGACCGGCCCATCGGGCGCAGTGCCTCATCGGATGCGGTGAAGCGAATCGACATTCCCTTGCGAGAAACCAACAACACATCGTCAGTGCTCTCGACGAGCATTGCCGAGACAAGTTCGTCGCCCTCGCGCAAGTTAACGGCGATGATTCCGCCGCTACGGTTGGTGTCATATTCGGCCAACGCGGTCTTCTTGACAAGACCGTTGTACGTTGCCAACACCAGATAGGTGGCTGTTTGATAGTCACGAATGTCGAGAATTTGTGCAATTTCTTCGCCCGGCTGTAATGCCAAGAAGTTGGCGACGTGCTGACCCTTGGCGTCGCGACCGCCCTCCTGCAGCTCGTAGGCCTTGGCCCGGTACACACGCCCCGTGTTGGTGAAGAACAGCAACCAGTGGTGCGTCGTGGTGACGAACAGGTGGTCGACAATGTCATCCGCCCGCAATTGCGCGCCCTTAACTCCCTTGCCGCCGCGGTGCTGGCTACGGTAGTTGTCGCTGCGGGTGCGCTTGACGTAACCGCCGCGCGTCACCGTGACCACCATCTCCTCTTCAGGGATGAGGTCTTCCATGCTCATATCGCCATCGAAACCCATCATGATTTCGGTGCGACGGTCATCGCCGTACTTGGCGAGCAAGTCGGTGAGTTCTTCGCTGACGATGTCGCGCTGACGCTGTTCGCTGGCAATAATCGCCTTGAACTCGACGATCTCGAGCTCGAGCGCATCGTTCTCATCGAGGATCTTTTGACGCTCGAGGGCGGCGAGGCGACGCAGCTGCATGTCGAGAATGGCACGTGCCTGAATCTCGTCGATTTCCAGCAGCTTGATGAGCCCCTCGCGGGCATCTTCCACTGTCGCCGAACGGCGGATGAGCGCGATGACCTCGTCCAGTGCATCAAGGGCCTTCAAGTACCCGCGCAAAATATGCGCACGCTCTTCGGCCTTACGCAAACGGAACGCAGTGCGTCGAACAATAACTTCGATCTGGTGAGTAGCCCACGCCGTAATAAAGCCATCGATAGACAACGTGCGTGGAATTCCATCAACGATCGCGAGCATGTTTGCGCCGAAGTTTTCCTGCAACTGGGTGTGCTTGTACAGGTTGTTAAGAACAACCTTCGCGACGGCATCACGCTTCAGGACGATCACGAGACGCTGACCCGTACGACCTGACGTTTCATCCCGGATGTCGGCGATGCCGGCAAGCTTGCCATCCTTGACAAGGTCGGCGATTTTCAGCGCGAGGTTGTCGGGGTTCACCTGGTAGGGAAGTTCGGTGACCACGAGGCAGGTACGACCCTGGAGCTCTTCGACATTCACAACCGCACGCATCGTGACCGAACCACGGCCTGTGCGGTATGCATCCTGGATTCCCTTGACGCCAAGAATCTGCGCACCGGTGGGGAAATCTGGGCCCTTGATGCGCTGAATAAGCGCCTCAATGAGTTCATCTTGTGTTGCTTCAGGGTGGGCTAAATGCCACAGAGCGCCTTCGCCAACCTCACGCAGGTTGTGGGGCGGGATGTTCGTGGCCATACCGACCGCGATACCGACGGAACCGTTGACGAGCAGGTTCGGGAAGCGGCTCGGAAGAACGGTGGGCTCTTGAGTGCGGCCGTCATAGTTGGGTTGGAAGTCGACGGTGTCTTCTTCAATATCCCGCACCATTTCCAT
Coding sequences:
- the gyrA gene encoding DNA gyrase subunit A; translated protein: MADEETPKKTFEDAPVDDRHDKINQVDLQLEMQRSYLDYAMSVIVGRALPEVRDGLKPVHRRVIYAMYDGGYRPDKGFSKCTRVIGDVMGQFHPHGDSSVYDALVRLVQPWSLRYPLALGQGNFGSPGNDGAAAHRYTETKMAPLAMEMVRDIEEDTVDFQPNYDGRTQEPTVLPSRFPNLLVNGSVGIAVGMATNIPPHNLREVGEGALWHLAHPEATQDELIEALIQRIKGPDFPTGAQILGVKGIQDAYRTGRGSVTMRAVVNVEELQGRTCLVVTELPYQVNPDNLALKIADLVKDGKLAGIADIRDETSGRTGQRLVIVLKRDAVAKVVLNNLYKHTQLQENFGANMLAIVDGIPRTLSIDGFITAWATHQIEVIVRRTAFRLRKAEERAHILRGYLKALDALDEVIALIRRSATVEDAREGLIKLLEIDEIQARAILDMQLRRLAALERQKILDENDALELEIVEFKAIIASEQRQRDIVSEELTDLLAKYGDDRRTEIMMGFDGDMSMEDLIPEEEMVVTVTRGGYVKRTRSDNYRSQHRGGKGVKGAQLRADDIVDHLFVTTTHHWLLFFTNTGRVYRAKAYELQEGGRDAKGQHVANFLALQPGEEIAQILDIRDYQTATYLVLATYNGLVKKTALAEYDTNRSGGIIAVNLREGDELVSAMLVESTDDVLLVSRKGMSIRFTASDEALRPMGRSTSGVMGMSFREDDRLLSASVVPDSGFVFVVTEGGFAKRTAADQYRVQGRGGLGIKVAKLDGARGDLAGALMVGDEDEVLVVLASGKVVRSSVAEVPAKGRDTMGVVFARFAADDKIIAIARNSERNLDNKELEAQDDSVASEDAPAGKDESVDE